The genomic stretch ATTTGTAAGTTGATGGTGGTCTTGCTGCCTACTGTTACCAGTTCGGTGGCGTATCCGATATAGCTGAAGGAGAGGACGGCTTCGGCTGATTTCACCAGGATCTTATATTGTCCGTCCGGGTCTGTGGAGGTCATGGTGGTAGTCCCTTCAATGGCTACGGTGACACCGGACATGGGGATATTGTTCTCATCCTTTACATTGCCTGAAACGGTGATATCAGCGTTGACTACCTGTTTATTGGTCCTGGGACCTGTTTCTCTTTTGCTGATGACCACTATCCTGTTCACCTCTTCAAAGCCGAGGGATTTATTGGCCAGCAGCCGGGAGAGTACTTTATCCAGTCTTTCTTTTTCAAAGTTCATGCTGCCCACGCGATAGCTGCTGAGCAACTGGCGGTCATAAGCGAAGGGGATCCTGGTCAGTTTCTGCAGTTCACTGATGGCTGCGTCCAGGGTGCCGCCGGAAAATTTGGCGGTGACGGTTGTTTCTTTGAGGATCTGGCTTTCGCCGGCATGTGCCGGGACGATAAGGGCGCAAGTTGTTAGGAAAAAGACGAGCATCCGGGCATATCTACCCAGGCTGTTCTTTCCATTGGCAAGCAGATGTTTCATACAGTTTTAAAATTTAAATTGAAAGTTGGAACGGCGCGCAGCGGCGCCGGAGGACCTTAAAGCGCGGGCGCCCTCTTGTTAAGCTGTCATTTGGTTAAGATGAACTGGTTGTTTTTTTTATCGATTTTTAGGTGGTGAATAGCAGCCAGTACTTCCACGGCCTGTTCGGCGGTCATGGAGCTGAGCAATTCTGAAGTGTATTTGGTGTTTTGAATGGTTTCGTCAGTAGTGATGACCGTTACGCCGAAATTCTTCTCCATCAGCAGGGCCATTTCCTGGAAGGAGAGGTCGTTGAGTACCAGCCGGCCCTGTCTCCAGGCAAACTGGGAACTGTCTACCATGGTAGCCCTGAAATATTGTCCTGCTTTATCATACACCAGGCCCTGGTTGGCTTTGAGGACCTGCTGCAGCTGACGCTGGTTGCGGACGCTGATGCTGCCGGATACCACGCCTACGGATATATTGTGCAGCTGCTGGTAGGCGGCTATGTTAAAAGTGGTGCCCAGCACCTGGATGCGGAGACTGTCGCTCTCGATCAGGAAGGGCCTGGCAGGATCCTGCTGTACATCAAAGAAGACCTCGCCATCCACCAGCTGCAGTTTCCTTTCACGGGTAAAATCATTGTATACCCTCACGGTGGTGCCGGCGTTGAGGGTCAGCCTGGTGCCGTCCTTAATGGTGATAACGCTTCTTTCTCCATTCCGGGTACTGAGTACCGTGAATGCCGGGTTATCAGCGGGGCTGCCGGGCTGCAGCAGGTACCAGGTAAGGCCGGCGGTCAGTACCACTGCTGCTGCTGCTGCCACTTTAAGGAAGGCGGGTATACGGCGTACTTTTTTCTCTGTCAGCACTTCTGCGGCAATACGGTCCCAGATCTCCTGGGCGGTGGCCTGTTTTTCCCGGTTGGTCAGTTCCACTGGTGTGTTGTCAAAGGAATGGTACCAGTTATCTACCAGGTCCTGTTGGGATTCGGGGGCCTGACCGAGCAGGTATTGCTTAAAGAGTTGTCTGATGTGCTTAGCTTCCAAGGGGCGAACGTTTTATGGCTTATCTGAAAAATGGGTGTCTGGTACCGGTGTTCCCGGAAAAAAAGTTTAAAAAGTATAAGGTCCTGCGGGTAAGGGGTAGGGAAGCAATAGTAGCTAAATCGTTATAGCTTCAATTGCAGCGGATTAGGTGTTGCTAAAATGAATTTTAACAGGAGGGTTTTTGCGTTCAGCTTTTTAGTGAGCGCTGCAGTAAAGCAGGAAAAGGATAAATGCCCAGTCGCCGGAGTCATGCAGCTTCACGGAAGCGCGGATCCTTTTGAGGGCTTCGGTCAGTTGATTCTTGACGGTCTGTTCGGACAGGTTGAGCTGGTCTGCGATATCGGCAATGGAAAAATCATCCTGCCGGCTGAGCCGGAAGATCTGTTGCATCCTGGCCGGTAGGCGGCCGATCTCTTTTTCGAGGAATTCATTCAGCTCCTTGGTCTCCAGGGAGTGGGAGAAAGGCTGGCCGCTTAATACTTCAAAGAGGCCGCTGTTCCTGATCTCGTTGCTGTTGTAGGCATAATGGCTGATGACCCGGTATTTAACGGCGGTGTGCAGGTACCGCCCTATATTGCCATCAGGCTGGGTAGTGATGTCTTTGCGTCTTCGCCAGAGGGTGGTCATTACCTCCTGTACCATATCCTTGGCCTCGTCCTTATCCACCCGGCGGCACGCCTTGAGGTAAAGGTCTTCCCAGTATTTATCATACAATAATTTAAATGCAGCAGCATCGTCGTTTCGGATGGACGCCATAAGTGCCGCATCTGTGAACTGTACCTGGTCCATGTTTTAACGCGGGAAATTTCCCGGAAGGCGCAAAATTAATATTATCTGTCAATTTATGATTTTTTTTGGTTTTGCCGGGGAGTGCCGGCCTTTTAGTTTCCCGGAACCGGCCCTTAAAAATTTCCTGACACTGAGCTTAATCATTACAATTTCCTGACAAACAAAATATTTTTACCTCCTGAAGACAAATTACCCGGTCAGATGATAAACCACCACTTATCTCCCCGTCTTTTCTATCAGTAAGCGTAAATGAATAAAAATGAAACACTTGACAAGATTCACAGGGCTAATAGGATTCCTGGTTGTACTGCTCACGATGCCGCTTGGGCATGCCCTGATGATCATCATGGAGAAAACCTTAGGCCATGAGCATGTTTACCTGGCTGCCTTCCTGCTCGGGTTTGCAGGGTTACTGCTCCTTATCCTCGGCAGCAGACTGAAAAAGGAGAATAAAAGCACATTTGCCGGGCTGTTTGCCGGTTTGTTCATCTGGACAGGCTGGATAGAATTCGGCTTCGTTTACATTGCCAACCGTTACAATGTACAACCCCTCATTGAGAACGGTCAGGTAGTCACCAAACCCGAATACCTGATCATGCCTGCTTCCGCAGGATTTTTGGTGATCATTATATTACATTACCTGTTCAGCACAAAAACGGGATGCGTATTCTTCTGCTGGATGCAAAAGCGTTTACGAATACCTGTCCCCCGTAATCAACCCATTAAAGCGCAAAAGAACTTTGCAGTGATTACAGCCATAGAGCTTATTGCCATACTCTGGACATTCTACCTGGTATTGTTATTCTCTTACGACAATACTTTCTTTGGCGATCGTCATCCCGTAACCTATCTGATTGCCTTCGGCTCTTTATTATGGTCGCTATTCCTTATCCGCAATTTATTCAGGATAAAACATATGGGATATGCTATCCGGTACGCCATCCCGGCAGTGATCATATTCTGGAATTTTGTAGAGATCCTGGGAAGATGGAATATCCTGAATGAGATATGGGTTAAACCTTATGAATACTGGTTGGAGATGATCCTGACGCTGGTGATATTCGTAGTGCTTTTCGGGGTATCCTTATTGGAGAAACGGACGAATATCCCTTATACGCCCAAAACAACTTCATAATATTATTCAGGCCACCCGGTATCAGGGTCTGCTGATACCAGTATGTTCAGGACCTGGCAAAATAAAAAGCTGCAGGAAGAAAGATCCCTGCAGCTTTTATCATTAGTATAGAACCGGATATGTTTCCCTATAAACCAGTTATTTTATACTGGTTCTGGCTTAGCCCATTACGGCATAGTTAC from Candidatus Pseudobacter hemicellulosilyticus encodes the following:
- a CDS encoding FecR domain-containing protein, with product MEAKHIRQLFKQYLLGQAPESQQDLVDNWYHSFDNTPVELTNREKQATAQEIWDRIAAEVLTEKKVRRIPAFLKVAAAAAVVLTAGLTWYLLQPGSPADNPAFTVLSTRNGERSVITIKDGTRLTLNAGTTVRVYNDFTRERKLQLVDGEVFFDVQQDPARPFLIESDSLRIQVLGTTFNIAAYQQLHNISVGVVSGSISVRNQRQLQQVLKANQGLVYDKAGQYFRATMVDSSQFAWRQGRLVLNDLSFQEMALLMEKNFGVTVITTDETIQNTKYTSELLSSMTAEQAVEVLAAIHHLKIDKKNNQFILTK
- a CDS encoding sigma-70 family RNA polymerase sigma factor, which gives rise to MDQVQFTDAALMASIRNDDAAAFKLLYDKYWEDLYLKACRRVDKDEAKDMVQEVMTTLWRRRKDITTQPDGNIGRYLHTAVKYRVISHYAYNSNEIRNSGLFEVLSGQPFSHSLETKELNEFLEKEIGRLPARMQQIFRLSRQDDFSIADIADQLNLSEQTVKNQLTEALKRIRASVKLHDSGDWAFILFLLYCSAH